From Leishmania mexicana MHOM/GT/2001/U1103 complete genome, chromosome 10:
GAACTTCGATGCTGTGTTCCCATCCGCAATGACCGACGACAGACCTAAATGAGAGGTGCACGCGACGGGCCAGAAGCGCCAGCATTCGGGTCCGAGATACGCCGCCACATGCCATCCCCCACCGCTGTAGGACCCGCCCCGTGAGAGCGCCATGAGAAGAGAGTGCGGAGCAcgaggaagaaaaaaggaaaagatcCCGTATGACCGCAGCTGGCAAACACGGACCTGCACTCACAGAAGAGGATACAGTCACAATATACATGGGCTGCGAGAGCAGCATCCTGCCATGGCACCGACGCACGCGGACACCTATAGTCGAGCAAACAATGGGGTTGGTACATCTTCTAAAAACGGAGGAAAATACACGCGAAAGGAAGGCAAGACTCACTGGGCCAACAGCAAGCAGCAACATGCCTCTGCCAGCGTCAGCCAAAAGCCGCTGCACACGTAGCGACTACGAGCACCGATCCCAGTACTTGAAGTAGTCCTCGTCTACAGCGTTCTTGTAGAGCTCATCTAACTGGGCCTTTCGTTCGGCTGCTGCCTGGGTCTGCATCTTGTGAgtctccgccagctgctcacGCTCAGCTCGGCGTTCGCGCTCGCGCTGGCGATCGAGAGCGTTTGCCATCCGCAGTTGCATGTTTTCCTGCAGAGACCACTGCTTCTTTTCCTCCACCTCTaaaagacgacgacggcggagcTCACGGAGCTGCTCATCTTGGCCGGCTCGCAGGAGGGCCTTCTGCTTCTCTGACATGCCCTTGTAGCGCTCCGCCCTGACGCTggcgccaagctcgctgactACGGTTTCGCGCTCGTTGAGGAAGTCGCTATCCATCTGGTATGCCATCTCTTGCAGACCGAGGCGagtgtcctcctccttggcgcGCACAGCctcgcgtcgctgctgctcagcgaGCGCGCGGTTGAAATCGGCCCCATTCTTCTCCATGAGcctgcgctgctccgccaccttTTGCTCCACCTCGTACAGGCGGTAGTTCACCTCCTCGTTTCGGTCGTCGAAAGCGCGGTCACGCTCCTGCTCCATCCACTTCTTCGCGAGCTTCTCGttcacctgctgctgcgcccactgccgctgctgccgctgctgcgccgccctgCGTGCCGCGTAGTCGAGATCCTCGCCTTCAAACTtctgcagcgacgacggtCCGTTACGAGGGTCTTCGTCGCCGATGCGTGCCGGCAGCTCCTTGCGCTGTGCCTCCGGGTCGTTGAGGTCCCACTCACGGCCCATCTCTTTCTTCTGAAAGGTCTGGCGGTagtcctgcagctccttctcaCGAGCTGCGCGAATGGAGTTCACTTCCTGCTGCAGTGCACACGCATGACGGTCCATCAGGAGCGCCTGACTGTCGTAGTAGTCGTTCCTCTCCTTTTccaggcggcgcagcgcctccttctcACGCACCTGCGCATCCAAGGCCTCGCGGTCGATGCCCATCTTGCGCACCTTAGGGTCCTTCAGTCGCTCCGCCCTCTGCAGCATAAAGAGCTGCTTCTTGGTCTTGGTGTTCATCGGGCTCGAAGCgctggctgcgctgccgacAGAGCTCGCGGCTGCGATTCCGCGGCTGTTGGTCGCAGAGAACCGATTTTGTTCCTCCACCGTCGAGTCCATTGGTGCGtagctgtgcgtgtgtgtgtgtgggggggagggaagaggtgcagagtggggggagggtgccTTTGGTGGACACCTGCGCAATGCAGAGATATAGAAGAGGAGCGCAAACCAAAGAACGGCCTCGCCAAGCCGAACGTGGAGATCGACGCGCGCCCAACGAGAGTCCGCGACGGAAGTACACCCGACGAATGGGAATGTTCTCAAGTGGTTGTAGGGGGTGGATCGACAACGAGCAAAGGGatgcgagca
This genomic window contains:
- a CDS encoding flagellar protofilament ribbon protein-like protein is translated as MDSTVEEQNRFSATNSRGIAAASSVGSAASASSPMNTKTKKQLFMLQRAERLKDPKVRKMGIDREALDAQVREKEALRRLEKERNDYYDSQALLMDRHACALQQEVNSIRAAREKELQDYRQTFQKKEMGREWDLNDPEAQRKELPARIGDEDPRNGPSSLQKFEGEDLDYAARRAAQQRQQRQWAQQQVNEKLAKKWMEQERDRAFDDRNEEVNYRLYEVEQKVAEQRRLMEKNGADFNRALAEQQRREAVRAKEEDTRLGLQEMAYQMDSDFLNERETVVSELGASVRAERYKGMSEKQKALLRAGQDEQLRELRRRRLLEVEEKKQWSLQENMQLRMANALDRQRERERRAEREQLAETHKMQTQAAAERKAQLDELYKNAVDEDYFKYWDRCS